The region GGCGCGACCTCGTCGAGGTTGCCGAAGTCGCTGATGACCCGACCGATGGCTTCGTTCTCGGAGCATCCCTGCGCGATCAGTGCCGCGTAGGCATCCTCCATCATTCCCTGCAGCTCAGCCTTCGCTTCGAGCAGCCGCGGAGTCTGCGGGTACCCGCTGAACATGGTGGACAAGTAGTCGACGAGAACGTTCATGATGGGGCATCTCCAGTATCGGAATCAATGAATCGGTCGACGACAGCCTTCGTCTCCCGCCATTCCGCGACCTTGGCGTTCAGATGGGCCAGGCCGTCATCGGTCATCAGGTAGTAGGTGCGAGCCTTTCCTGAAGGCGACAGTCCGGGTGTGGAACTGACCAGCCCCGACGACTCCAGCCGCTTGACGGCCGAGTAGAGCGTCGTCTGCTTGATCGAATAATCGTCGCCGCTGATCGAGCTGATGCGCTGCGCGAGCTCGTAGGCGTAGGAGGAGCCGTGTCTGAGCAGCGACAGGATCATCAGATCGACGTAGCCGCGGATGGCGTCGGCACTGATCATCGGAACCCCTGTCAGACGTGAGCGATGCGTCACTCAACGTACTACGTCTGACACAGTATGTCTAGTGCACTACGCGTCTGCGCGAAGCATCCCGTCTCTCAATCGGGCATGGTCGAGGCGGGCTGTGATCCGATCAGGCGCTCGGGAGGCGTGGACTCTGCCGGGCGCGGCCGTGAGGATAGGCGCCATGACTATCACTCGCACTCTCACCGGTGATGGGCTGCCCACGGGGTTCCCGTTCAGCCTGGCCGCCGCAAGCAACGACACGTGCTTCATCAGCGGGATGCCCGCGCTCGGGCCCGATGGAGCCTACGTACCCGGCACATTCCAGGAGGAAGCCGAGCTTGCATGGCGCAACATCGCGAGCATCGCCGCCGCGGCCGGGTACACCACCGCGGAGATCATCTACGTGCAGTGCGTCGTCGCCGACATAGC is a window of Microbacterium terrae DNA encoding:
- a CDS encoding RidA family protein, with the translated sequence MTITRTLTGDGLPTGFPFSLAAASNDTCFISGMPALGPDGAYVPGTFQEEAELAWRNIASIAAAAGYTTAEIIYVQCVVADIADYATLNDWWRQQFPDVTTAPARFTFQAAALPFGCKIEIQAVAARGH
- a CDS encoding PadR family transcriptional regulator, with product MISADAIRGYVDLMILSLLRHGSSYAYELAQRISSISGDDYSIKQTTLYSAVKRLESSGLVSSTPGLSPSGKARTYYLMTDDGLAHLNAKVAEWRETKAVVDRFIDSDTGDAPS